From Candidatus Methylomirabilis sp., one genomic window encodes:
- the hslU gene encoding ATP-dependent protease ATPase subunit HslU, translated as PRQIVAELDKYVIGQREAKRAVAIALRNRWRRQKLSPELRDEVAPKNIIMIGPTGVGKTEIARRLARLADAPFLKVEASKYTEVGYVGRDVESMIRDLTDLAVNMVKGERAKSVEGRAEELAEERLLDLLLPAVRPVAPGFEPAAPPPGQETREKFRKMLRDGILEDRGVELELKDKAFPMVEFFPGAGMGQMDVNLQEMLGNLLPGRVKRRKVKVREARRLLAQEEAGKLIDMDEVVADAVRRVENAGIIFLDEIDKIAGRERTVGPDVSREGVQRDLLPIVEGSTVPTKYGMVRTDHILFIAAGAFHAAKPADLIPELQGRFPLRVELQPLTRADFVRILTEPEHALTKQYTALLQTEGVTLDFTKDALEEIAAIATGVNEATENIGARRLYTIMERLLDEVSFEAPHMPGVRVEVSAAYVRERLQELVRNEDLSRYIL; from the coding sequence CGCCGCGCCAGATCGTCGCCGAGCTCGACAAGTACGTGATCGGCCAGCGGGAGGCGAAGCGGGCCGTGGCCATCGCCCTGCGCAACCGCTGGCGCCGCCAGAAGCTTTCCCCCGAGCTGCGGGACGAGGTGGCGCCGAAGAACATCATCATGATCGGGCCGACGGGGGTGGGGAAGACGGAGATCGCGCGCCGGCTGGCCCGGCTGGCCGACGCCCCCTTCCTGAAGGTGGAGGCCTCCAAGTACACCGAGGTGGGCTACGTGGGCCGGGACGTGGAGTCCATGATCCGGGACCTGACGGACCTGGCCGTCAACATGGTGAAGGGGGAACGGGCGAAGAGCGTGGAGGGGCGGGCCGAGGAGCTGGCCGAGGAGCGCCTCCTGGATCTCCTCCTCCCCGCCGTCCGCCCCGTCGCCCCGGGGTTCGAACCGGCGGCTCCCCCGCCGGGCCAGGAGACCCGGGAGAAGTTCCGGAAGATGCTCCGGGACGGGATCCTGGAGGACCGGGGGGTGGAGCTCGAGCTGAAGGACAAGGCCTTCCCCATGGTGGAGTTCTTCCCGGGGGCGGGGATGGGCCAGATGGACGTGAACCTCCAGGAGATGCTGGGGAACCTGCTGCCGGGCCGGGTCAAGCGACGCAAGGTCAAGGTCCGGGAGGCCCGCCGCCTGCTGGCCCAGGAGGAGGCGGGCAAGCTCATCGACATGGACGAGGTCGTGGCGGACGCCGTCCGGCGGGTGGAGAACGCCGGCATCATCTTCCTGGACGAGATCGACAAGATCGCCGGGCGGGAGCGGACGGTCGGCCCCGACGTCTCCCGGGAGGGGGTGCAGCGCGACCTCCTCCCCATCGTGGAGGGGTCCACGGTCCCCACCAAGTACGGGATGGTCCGGACCGACCACATCCTCTTCATCGCCGCCGGGGCCTTCCACGCGGCCAAGCCCGCGGACCTGATCCCCGAGCTGCAGGGCCGCTTCCCGCTCCGGGTGGAGCTGCAGCCCCTGACCCGCGCGGACTTCGTCCGGATCCTGACGGAGCCGGAGCACGCCCTGACCAAGCAGTACACGGCCCTGTTGCAGACGGAGGGGGTGACGCTGGACTTCACCAAGGACGCCCTGGAGGAGATCGCGGCCATCGCCACCGGGGTCAACGAGGCGACGGAGAACATCGGGGCGCGGCGGCTCTACACCATCATGGAAAGGCTGCTCGACGAGGTCTCCTTCGAGGCGCCCCACATGCCCGGCGTCCGCGTGGAGGTGAGCGCGGCCTACGTCCGGGAGCGGTTGCAGGAGCTGGTCCGAAACGAGGACCTGAGCCGGTACATCCTGTGA